One window of Calorimonas adulescens genomic DNA carries:
- a CDS encoding ferredoxin — protein sequence MRLYVDEESCIGCGDCIYTCPEVFHWNEDGTMALAIDTDIPAEFEDLAGQAMYNCPVEAIHEM from the coding sequence ATGAGACTGTATGTAGATGAAGAAAGCTGCATAGGCTGCGGCGACTGCATATATACATGCCCAGAGGTATTCCACTGGAATGAGGACGGCACCATGGCCTTAGCCATTGATACAGATATACCGGCGGAGTTTGAAGACCTGGCAGGCCAGGCCATGTATAACTGTCCCGTAGAGGCCATACATGAGATGTAA
- a CDS encoding carbohydrate ABC transporter permease, with protein sequence MVGTKNKKLQTVLLYTLAIIVLIIMMYPYVYMILNSLAPWDQVDRRIIPTGLTLKSYIWLLFGGTDVMPRPWLRAFANSMIVTVSSTFLMMVTAILVAYALSKLVFKGKKTINNVIMFQMFYPSIILLIPTFILVRKLGLYDTYWGMIIPKSVSLWAIFMYTNFFKAIPNELIEAAKIDGANEIKILFKIVLPMSKSITTVIFLFLFMERWVELLWDMLVVHNQNLLTLNVMLAQMFGPYGAYPGPMYAASVILTLPILILFIIFSKNFKEGIQFVLK encoded by the coding sequence ATGGTTGGGACTAAAAATAAAAAATTGCAAACTGTATTATTATACACATTAGCGATTATTGTTTTGATTATAATGATGTACCCATATGTATATATGATATTAAATTCACTTGCGCCATGGGATCAAGTTGATAGAAGAATAATACCAACAGGACTTACCTTGAAATCTTATATATGGCTTCTGTTTGGGGGAACCGATGTTATGCCGCGACCATGGCTTAGAGCTTTTGCTAATAGTATGATTGTAACTGTTTCTTCTACTTTTTTAATGATGGTCACAGCGATATTAGTAGCCTATGCCTTATCAAAATTGGTTTTTAAAGGTAAAAAAACAATAAACAATGTTATTATGTTTCAAATGTTTTATCCCTCAATTATTCTTTTAATACCTACATTTATACTAGTGAGGAAGTTGGGATTGTATGATACCTATTGGGGCATGATAATTCCAAAATCTGTAAGCTTGTGGGCAATATTTATGTATACAAATTTTTTTAAAGCGATACCAAATGAGTTAATTGAAGCCGCAAAGATAGATGGTGCAAATGAGATAAAAATACTTTTTAAAATCGTTTTGCCAATGTCAAAATCAATTACCACAGTTATTTTTCTGTTTTTGTTTATGGAAAGGTGGGTAGAGCTTTTATGGGATATGCTTGTTGTGCATAATCAGAACCTTCTTACTCTGAATGTTATGCTGGCACAGATGTTTGGGCCATATGGTGCATATCCAGGTCCGATGTATGCTGCATCTGTAATTTTGACACTTCCAATACTTATTTTGTTTATAATTTTTAGCAAGAATTTTAAAGAAGGCATACAGTTTGTCTTAAAATGA
- a CDS encoding beta-galactosidase trimerization domain-containing protein yields the protein MTKFTDEFVIGANYWPRNHGIEMWKEWNYDEIKSEFIEAKRLGINVMRINLFWEDFQPKPDVISEKAIEKFDELIKICHEVDMKIAPTFFVGHMSGENWDVPWREGRNIYSDSFMLRYQLKLVRFFTERYKDEPAILFWDLSNEPDNYVKAESRHDAWLWNYVLSNEIKKYDKNHPVTLGMHQASLLTDNNFYPEDMQEGNDFLCMHAYPIYTDACIDPVNSIRSTYIAPFASKLTQAMGGKKVLLEEFGATTLMMSENIEGDYYRVVLYSLLANESIGAIAWCFGDFSVGERLPYNSTPFETQFGITAADGRVKKAGLEIKAFSDFIDKIEYRRLNPRKCDAAIIVPDKYYNALFVGDDYTPERNFRVLLNSFILAKEAGIDVELVRADGDFNRYKMLILPSAYRKGHLNYDQWLKVMGFIKNGGTLYTSYDGISIEGFDEVFGVKTQYSMVPKNKTVSMHCEELEIDLNYRALKFNKRLFVKPTTGHVIADDAEGHPAVVVNRYGNGKTILVTYPIELYLSYMPDVYKADKSYLIYRYAKELSGIRYDVSVDSPYIEVKEFDYEDKTLIIFINHEDMDIKSKINLKDVKENRNNERIQDLITGKQIDLESFTVNANGAVAILI from the coding sequence ATGACAAAATTTACTGATGAATTTGTAATAGGAGCTAACTACTGGCCAAGAAATCATGGTATCGAGATGTGGAAAGAGTGGAACTATGATGAGATAAAAAGTGAATTTATTGAGGCGAAAAGATTAGGTATTAATGTAATGAGAATAAATCTTTTTTGGGAGGATTTTCAGCCAAAGCCTGATGTAATATCAGAAAAAGCGATAGAGAAATTTGATGAGCTCATTAAAATATGCCATGAAGTGGATATGAAAATTGCTCCCACTTTTTTTGTGGGGCACATGAGCGGTGAGAATTGGGATGTGCCGTGGAGAGAAGGTAGGAATATATACAGTGATTCATTTATGTTGAGGTACCAACTTAAGCTGGTGCGATTTTTTACAGAAAGGTATAAAGACGAACCTGCTATTTTGTTTTGGGACCTTTCAAATGAGCCAGATAATTATGTAAAAGCAGAGTCAAGACATGATGCCTGGTTGTGGAACTATGTCTTATCGAATGAGATAAAAAAATACGACAAAAATCATCCCGTAACACTTGGAATGCACCAGGCATCTCTTCTTACCGATAATAATTTTTATCCTGAAGACATGCAAGAAGGCAACGATTTTCTGTGTATGCACGCATATCCGATTTACACAGACGCATGTATAGATCCTGTAAATTCTATAAGAAGCACTTACATAGCGCCATTCGCCTCTAAACTTACTCAGGCTATGGGCGGCAAAAAAGTGTTACTCGAAGAATTTGGTGCAACCACCCTCATGATGTCCGAAAACATAGAAGGGGATTATTACAGGGTAGTGCTTTACAGTCTCCTTGCGAATGAATCGATAGGTGCAATAGCGTGGTGTTTTGGAGATTTTTCTGTTGGTGAAAGGCTTCCGTATAATTCCACGCCCTTTGAAACGCAATTTGGGATAACAGCAGCTGATGGCAGAGTTAAAAAAGCAGGACTTGAAATAAAAGCTTTTTCTGATTTTATAGATAAGATTGAATATAGACGGCTTAATCCCAGAAAATGTGATGCTGCAATAATCGTTCCAGACAAATATTACAATGCGTTATTTGTGGGAGATGACTATACTCCAGAAAGAAATTTTAGAGTCCTTTTAAATAGCTTTATACTTGCAAAAGAAGCAGGTATAGACGTTGAATTGGTAAGAGCTGATGGGGACTTTAACAGGTATAAAATGCTTATCTTGCCTTCCGCTTATAGAAAAGGGCATTTAAATTATGATCAGTGGCTTAAGGTTATGGGATTTATCAAAAATGGCGGCACTTTATATACATCATATGACGGAATATCTATAGAAGGTTTTGATGAGGTATTTGGAGTTAAAACGCAATACTCTATGGTGCCCAAAAATAAGACAGTATCAATGCATTGTGAGGAACTTGAGATTGATTTAAATTACAGGGCTCTTAAATTTAATAAAAGGCTTTTTGTAAAACCGACAACAGGTCATGTAATTGCCGATGATGCTGAGGGACATCCAGCAGTGGTTGTAAATAGATATGGCAATGGGAAAACAATTCTTGTCACGTATCCTATTGAACTTTATTTAAGCTATATGCCAGATGTATATAAAGCTGACAAGTCTTATTTGATCTATAGATATGCCAAGGAGTTAAGTGGAATAAGGTACGATGTAAGTGTAGACTCCCCCTATATTGAGGTTAAGGAGTTTGATTATGAAGATAAAACCCTTATAATTTTTATAAACCATGAAGATATGGATATAAAAAGTAAAATAAACTTAAAAGATGTGAAAGAAAACAGAAATAATGAGAGAATACAAGATTTGATTACCGGAAAGCAGATTGATTTAGAAAGTTTTACTGTAAATGCGAATGGAGCAGTTGCAATCTTAATATAA
- a CDS encoding carbohydrate ABC transporter permease — MKRRQEKLGWLFASPYLLYSLIFFVIPLFGALFLSFTNWNLISPQYENVGFLNFVKAVKSQEVRAAFFVTYKFMAMFVPIVLIGSLAISLIINSLPRFKSLFSVGYFLPYLASGVATSIVVRGILSYNSALNVWLRNTWDLNIDWLGSSTLAPLIISVMIAWKFMGYYSLILTSGLESIPTEVYEAAAIDGATGWVRFFKITLPLLYPAMFTVTILAVGLVFGIFTEPYVLTGGGPGLSTNTWQMEIYNQAFSKLNAGYGSAIAIIDSVVTFITILVVRKLLEVWGEKYGWD; from the coding sequence ATGAAAAGAAGGCAGGAAAAATTGGGTTGGCTTTTTGCCAGCCCATACCTCTTATATAGTTTAATATTTTTTGTAATTCCACTCTTTGGAGCGTTATTTTTATCTTTTACTAACTGGAATCTCATTTCGCCTCAATATGAGAATGTTGGCTTTTTAAACTTTGTTAAAGCTGTAAAAAGCCAAGAAGTTAGGGCTGCGTTTTTTGTGACTTATAAATTTATGGCAATGTTTGTGCCCATTGTATTAATTGGTTCTTTGGCAATTTCCCTTATTATAAACAGCTTGCCGAGGTTTAAAAGTCTGTTTTCTGTAGGATATTTTTTGCCTTACCTTGCTTCTGGCGTTGCCACCTCAATAGTTGTAAGAGGTATTTTGTCATATAACAGTGCTTTAAATGTATGGCTGAGGAACACGTGGGATTTGAATATTGATTGGCTCGGCTCATCAACGCTTGCCCCATTGATTATTTCTGTCATGATAGCGTGGAAATTTATGGGGTATTATTCGCTCATACTGACATCAGGTTTAGAGAGTATACCTACCGAAGTATATGAAGCTGCTGCCATAGATGGTGCAACAGGTTGGGTGAGATTCTTTAAAATTACGCTGCCGCTTTTATACCCAGCCATGTTTACTGTAACTATACTGGCAGTTGGGCTTGTATTTGGTATTTTTACAGAACCGTATGTGTTGACAGGAGGGGGTCCGGGACTTTCAACAAATACCTGGCAGATGGAAATATATAACCAGGCTTTTAGTAAGCTAAACGCAGGTTATGGCTCTGCAATTGCAATTATTGATTCTGTGGTGACATTTATTACTATTTTAGTAGTTCGTAAACTATTGGAAGTTTGGGGTGAAAAATATGGTTGGGACTAA
- a CDS encoding MATE family efflux transporter encodes MNDGETELGSEREPSRGEIVTQVTDLAWPALVELLMATLFGMVDMMMVGHIPDGPVAITAIGLTNQPVFMGLAAFQAFTVGATAVVAWSVGAGRADDADNATFITVVLTSVLGVIVSLIGVLLSEDIYKFMGAEPIVIKEGLGYMQVVMGGIVFEAVSMGIAGILRGVGDSRTPMTVNLYANLLNVFGNYVLIFGKLGFPMLGVTGAGISTTLSRAVAMVIFLYIMVRGEKTIRLDLKEHHTLDRELTKKIITISLPAAGEQLVLRGGQIMYARVVAGLGTTVYAAHQIAINIFGLSFCPGQAYGMAATTLTGQSLGAKKPDMAQKYTYEARRQGMYIAIGMALIFVFLGRQLAMLYTSDPEVISQSAIALIIIAMVQPMQSTQFILSGSLRGAGDTRWPLYSTLIGMWGFRVLFAHIFIRYFGWGIVGAWIATACDQTMRSIVIQWRYRSGLWKHASILGESNTSSSTQE; translated from the coding sequence GTGAATGATGGAGAAACTGAACTGGGTTCTGAAAGGGAACCGTCAAGGGGCGAGATTGTAACTCAGGTAACAGACCTGGCCTGGCCAGCCCTGGTGGAGCTGCTTATGGCTACACTCTTCGGTATGGTGGATATGATGATGGTTGGCCATATTCCTGATGGACCTGTGGCTATAACGGCCATAGGACTCACCAACCAGCCTGTGTTTATGGGCCTGGCCGCTTTTCAGGCATTTACCGTAGGCGCAACGGCAGTGGTGGCGTGGTCTGTTGGTGCAGGAAGGGCGGATGACGCTGATAATGCAACCTTTATAACGGTTGTTTTGACATCCGTGCTTGGCGTAATTGTCAGTTTGATAGGGGTATTGCTTTCAGAAGATATATATAAGTTTATGGGTGCAGAGCCCATAGTAATAAAAGAAGGCTTGGGATATATGCAGGTGGTCATGGGTGGTATTGTATTTGAGGCTGTGTCCATGGGCATAGCAGGTATACTCAGGGGCGTTGGGGACAGCAGGACACCTATGACTGTAAACCTGTATGCCAATCTGCTCAATGTATTCGGCAACTATGTCCTGATTTTTGGGAAACTTGGCTTTCCGATGCTGGGAGTAACAGGAGCGGGCATATCAACCACACTTTCGAGGGCTGTAGCAATGGTAATCTTCCTTTATATTATGGTACGAGGTGAGAAAACCATAAGGCTGGACTTAAAAGAGCATCACACCCTTGACAGGGAACTTACCAAAAAAATTATTACGATCAGCCTTCCAGCAGCAGGCGAGCAGCTTGTGCTGCGCGGCGGCCAGATAATGTACGCCAGGGTTGTGGCAGGTCTTGGGACTACAGTGTATGCGGCGCACCAGATTGCCATAAATATATTTGGGCTTTCATTCTGCCCCGGCCAGGCCTATGGCATGGCAGCGACGACCCTGACAGGTCAGAGCCTTGGTGCGAAGAAACCCGATATGGCGCAAAAATATACCTACGAGGCCAGGCGTCAAGGCATGTATATAGCCATAGGAATGGCCCTTATATTTGTATTCCTGGGAAGGCAGTTAGCTATGCTGTATACTTCCGACCCTGAGGTAATATCCCAATCAGCCATAGCACTTATAATAATAGCTATGGTACAACCCATGCAGTCCACCCAGTTTATATTATCAGGGTCTCTGAGAGGTGCCGGGGATACAAGGTGGCCGCTCTATTCTACCCTCATAGGTATGTGGGGATTTAGAGTTTTATTTGCTCATATATTCATAAGATACTTTGGATGGGGAATAGTAGGAGCGTGGATAGCCACTGCATGCGACCAGACCATGCGTTCCATAGTAATCCAGTGGAGATACAGGAGCGGGCTCTGGAAACATGCGAGCATACTGGGTGAATCTAATACATCATCTTCCACACAGGAATAA
- a CDS encoding glycosidase — MFRLKRLSDNPVLLPIKEHEWEREAVFNAAVIYENNKFHLFYRASNNKFILNTEKPEKNYKFVSSIGYAVSEDGINFKRFDQPVLKGETPQEAWGVEDPRITRIDNKYYILYTGFGGRSWLDFRICMAWSDDLKNWEGHRVVLDESNKDAALLPEKINGRYVLFHRRMPDIWVAYSDDLTVWYDHRIIMSPIPGTWESKKIGIAGPPVKMEDGWLLIYHGVDENDVYRLGAALLDLNDPSRVIARQREAILEPELDWEINGLVPNVVFSCGTVEVNGVYYVYYGAADTVIGVAVIEKEKVKF; from the coding sequence ATGTTCAGGCTGAAGAGGCTCAGTGATAATCCTGTATTGTTACCAATAAAAGAACATGAGTGGGAGAGGGAGGCAGTTTTTAATGCGGCGGTAATTTATGAGAATAATAAATTCCATTTGTTTTACAGGGCTTCTAATAATAAGTTTATTCTAAATACAGAGAAGCCAGAAAAAAATTATAAATTTGTATCCTCAATTGGGTATGCTGTAAGCGAGGATGGTATCAATTTTAAAAGATTTGACCAGCCTGTTTTAAAGGGAGAAACCCCACAAGAGGCGTGGGGAGTAGAGGATCCGCGAATTACAAGAATTGACAATAAGTATTATATTCTCTACACAGGTTTTGGGGGAAGGAGCTGGTTGGATTTTAGGATATGTATGGCGTGGTCCGATGATTTAAAGAATTGGGAGGGACACAGGGTAGTTCTTGATGAGTCCAATAAAGATGCGGCGCTTTTGCCCGAAAAAATAAATGGCAGGTATGTGCTTTTTCATAGAAGGATGCCTGACATTTGGGTTGCATATTCTGATGATTTGACTGTTTGGTATGATCATAGAATTATAATGTCTCCAATACCTGGTACATGGGAATCAAAAAAGATTGGTATAGCAGGGCCTCCTGTAAAAATGGAGGATGGGTGGCTTCTTATATACCACGGAGTTGATGAAAATGACGTGTATAGATTAGGAGCAGCTCTTTTGGATTTAAATGACCCGTCAAGGGTTATTGCAAGACAGAGAGAGGCTATTTTGGAGCCTGAGCTCGATTGGGAAATAAATGGGCTTGTGCCTAATGTGGTATTCAGTTGTGGCACGGTAGAGGTAAATGGTGTGTATTATGTTTATTACGGTGCGGCAGATACCGTAATTGGTGTAGCAGTCATTGAAAAAGAAAAAGTAAAATTTTAA
- a CDS encoding Uma2 family endonuclease: MSTPEKELKKGYTYGDYLKWDEDERWEIVEGEAYNMSPSPSRLHQAILRELLYQFTAYLHDKTCEVYSAPFDVRLPKEQESEEDIDTVVQPDIVVVCDPAKLDDRGCKGAPDLVIEIVSPHTIKKDLKIKLGLYEKAGVKEYWIVYPEDGVVMVFKMGDDNKYGRPYVYGDEDSVRVGIFDDLVVDLKQVFKKE; this comes from the coding sequence ATGAGTACGCCAGAAAAGGAATTGAAGAAGGGCTACACATATGGTGACTATCTCAAGTGGGATGAAGATGAGCGGTGGGAGATAGTAGAAGGGGAGGCTTATAATATGAGTCCATCCCCATCAAGATTGCATCAGGCTATATTGCGAGAGTTGTTATATCAATTCACAGCCTATCTGCATGATAAGACATGTGAGGTCTACTCTGCACCATTTGATGTAAGACTTCCAAAGGAGCAGGAAAGTGAAGAGGATATCGATACAGTGGTCCAGCCCGACATTGTAGTGGTGTGTGACCCTGCAAAACTGGACGATAGAGGTTGCAAAGGCGCCCCAGATCTTGTGATTGAAATAGTCTCACCTCACACGATAAAGAAAGACCTGAAGATAAAACTTGGTCTCTATGAGAAGGCAGGGGTGAAAGAGTATTGGATCGTCTACCCTGAGGATGGTGTTGTTATGGTATTTAAAATGGGAGATGACAATAAATATGGCAGACCATACGTGTATGGGGATGAGGACAGCGTAAGGGTTGGAATATTTGATGACCTTGTAGTAGATCTAAAGCAGGTGTTCAAAAAAGAGTGA
- a CDS encoding stalk domain-containing protein yields the protein MKKKLSILVAVLLIVSTLFATAAFAATSGGFKAINAWFGGIKIVANGKTLTSDTQPLMYNNSVYVPIRLVSEALGQKVTWDQNSYSVIISGSTADVDSLKAQIAQKDATIASLQSDNAAKAARIAELEAQLKNQEESKKTASDLEDYLDDEYSTWNRMDFSFDARGDADDLKLTIEIDLSEDGTRWSNTDEGDIEDWLNDIYDYVQDEYPDADFSGEIVDSDSDDTLVEFESSGSKLKVTFNKVADPDDLEYYLDKNLSDDLDWYSSAFGSMKVDFDVTSNKSRERIYITVTVPGEYLDEWESVYDTKGADNWIDDIIDAAYDYFDDNYEIVGEIVDSDGNTLVNFDEDGADW from the coding sequence ATGAAAAAAAAGCTTTCTATTTTAGTTGCGGTTTTACTCATTGTTTCTACTTTATTTGCTACGGCAGCTTTTGCTGCGACCTCAGGCGGATTCAAAGCCATCAATGCCTGGTTTGGCGGTATAAAGATAGTCGCCAACGGCAAAACCCTGACATCAGATACTCAGCCTTTGATGTATAATAACAGCGTGTATGTACCGATAAGGCTGGTGAGTGAGGCTCTGGGCCAAAAGGTGACATGGGACCAGAATAGCTACTCGGTGATAATTTCAGGTTCTACAGCTGATGTGGATTCATTGAAGGCGCAGATAGCCCAGAAGGATGCCACCATAGCAAGCCTGCAGAGCGATAATGCTGCAAAGGCTGCACGTATAGCAGAACTGGAGGCTCAATTGAAGAACCAGGAAGAAAGCAAGAAAACAGCCTCAGACCTTGAGGACTACCTGGATGATGAATACTCCACCTGGAACAGGATGGACTTCAGCTTTGATGCCCGTGGAGATGCCGATGACCTGAAACTTACTATAGAGATAGATTTGTCCGAGGACGGCACCAGATGGAGTAATACAGATGAGGGCGATATAGAGGACTGGCTGAATGACATATATGATTATGTTCAGGATGAGTATCCCGATGCTGACTTTTCAGGCGAGATAGTGGACAGCGACAGTGATGATACACTGGTAGAGTTTGAATCATCGGGCAGCAAGCTCAAGGTCACGTTTAATAAGGTTGCTGATCCTGATGACCTGGAGTATTACCTGGACAAGAATCTGAGCGATGACCTTGACTGGTACAGTTCAGCATTTGGTAGTATGAAGGTGGACTTTGACGTTACAAGCAACAAGAGCAGGGAGAGGATATATATAACTGTCACTGTACCCGGTGAGTATCTTGACGAATGGGAAAGTGTTTATGATACCAAGGGTGCTGATAACTGGATAGATGACATAATTGACGCTGCTTATGACTATTTTGATGATAATTATGAGATCGTCGGTGAGATAGTAGACTCGGATGGCAATACCCTTGTAAACTTTGATGAGGATGGAGCTGACTGGTAA
- a CDS encoding MATE family efflux transporter: MSKDKIRREVFNLAWPAIFEMVLETSVWIFDTAMVGRLSAAALSAVGLGGQLIYTLLFVLSAVGVGSAAMVARYCGAEEYDRAERVLGQSFVLSIFIGALLLTITNASVGYFFNVLVGQADVARPGITYTRIISIGGLIMVPTMVLNSALRGSGNTRVPMIATLTADLFNIFGDYVLIFGNFGFPRMGVAGAAVATTISQSLAFCVTTGYLIFNKGSIRLKMNNIINLDYAILKKLISLSIPASLFELSDSGSRLISSLWLSRLGPVAFAANQVAVSAESVSFMPGFGFSVSASTMVGQALGAKDEKKAEQAAIESAKQAVSLMSIIGLLFLTIPYQIMGFFTNIGEVRELASRCIRIGAFEQPTMALSMTLSGALKGAGDTKGPFYVSLISTWLIRLPLIFMIVFVWKKNIEYVWLVTVFQFLTEAMLMGYRFKKGGWKKIEL; encoded by the coding sequence ATGAGTAAGGATAAGATAAGGAGAGAGGTATTTAACCTGGCCTGGCCTGCTATCTTTGAGATGGTACTGGAGACTTCAGTATGGATATTCGACACTGCCATGGTAGGACGCTTAAGTGCTGCAGCCCTGAGCGCCGTTGGTCTTGGCGGCCAGCTTATATATACACTTTTATTTGTCCTTTCGGCTGTGGGCGTGGGCTCTGCAGCAATGGTAGCAAGGTACTGCGGGGCAGAGGAATACGACAGGGCGGAGCGCGTACTCGGCCAGTCTTTTGTTCTTTCTATATTTATAGGTGCACTTCTGCTTACAATAACCAATGCGAGCGTGGGGTACTTTTTTAATGTGCTGGTAGGCCAGGCCGATGTGGCAAGGCCAGGCATAACATACACCCGCATCATATCCATAGGCGGGCTAATAATGGTTCCAACCATGGTCTTAAACTCGGCTTTAAGGGGCTCCGGCAATACCAGGGTGCCCATGATAGCTACACTTACAGCCGACCTATTTAATATATTTGGTGACTATGTACTCATTTTTGGAAATTTCGGTTTTCCACGGATGGGTGTCGCCGGTGCTGCAGTTGCCACGACTATATCACAAAGCCTGGCCTTCTGTGTAACTACAGGATATCTGATATTTAATAAGGGCAGCATAAGGCTGAAAATGAATAATATCATAAACCTGGACTATGCTATATTAAAGAAGCTGATATCCTTGAGCATACCCGCATCTCTATTTGAGCTTTCCGATAGTGGCAGCAGGCTCATATCCTCATTATGGCTCTCCAGACTCGGCCCTGTGGCATTTGCCGCCAATCAGGTAGCGGTAAGCGCAGAATCCGTATCATTCATGCCGGGGTTCGGGTTTTCTGTGTCCGCCTCAACCATGGTCGGCCAGGCCCTGGGGGCCAAAGACGAGAAAAAGGCTGAGCAGGCCGCCATAGAATCAGCAAAACAGGCTGTATCTCTCATGAGCATTATCGGCCTTTTATTCTTAACCATACCCTATCAGATAATGGGATTCTTCACAAACATAGGAGAGGTAAGGGAACTTGCATCAAGGTGTATAAGAATAGGAGCTTTTGAGCAGCCTACAATGGCCCTCTCCATGACACTCTCCGGTGCGCTAAAGGGTGCAGGCGACACCAAGGGGCCATTCTACGTTTCGCTTATAAGCACATGGCTTATACGGCTACCTCTCATATTTATGATAGTCTTTGTATGGAAAAAGAATATCGAATATGTATGGCTCGTTACTGTATTCCAGTTCCTAACAGAGGCCATGCTCATGGGATACAGGTTCAAAAAAGGTGGATGGAAGAAGATAGAGCTATAG
- a CDS encoding glycosidase — MIKLKRLSDKPVLVPKDKEGHEWEKAAVFNTAAIYDNGLFHLIYRATDVGPHAKYGEYVSRLGYAVSKDGINFMRLDKPIFTNETPQEAKGIEDPRIVKIDGIYYMMYVAFGGRFDGDYRICLATSTNLIDWERHGVVLDEPNKDASLFPEKINGKYVMLHRRYPNIWIAFSDDLKSWYGHKPIIKPIPGTWESARVGIGGPPVKTKDGWFLIYHAADEDNVYRLGVALLDLEDPSKVISRQKEPILEPELDWEREGHIPNVVFSCGNAVKGDTIYVYYGGADTVIGGAVLV; from the coding sequence GTGATCAAACTGAAGAGATTATCGGATAAGCCAGTGCTTGTTCCTAAAGACAAAGAAGGGCATGAGTGGGAAAAAGCAGCGGTTTTTAATACGGCAGCTATTTATGACAATGGTTTGTTTCACCTTATTTACAGAGCAACTGACGTGGGACCTCATGCTAAATATGGTGAATATGTCTCAAGATTGGGATATGCAGTAAGTAAAGATGGGATAAATTTTATGAGGTTGGACAAGCCTATTTTTACTAATGAAACACCTCAGGAGGCGAAGGGGATAGAGGACCCTCGAATAGTGAAAATTGATGGTATTTATTATATGATGTATGTAGCCTTTGGTGGTAGATTCGATGGCGATTACAGGATATGTTTGGCGACTTCTACGAATTTGATTGACTGGGAGAGACATGGCGTTGTGTTGGATGAACCCAATAAGGACGCATCCTTGTTTCCCGAAAAGATTAACGGGAAATATGTGATGTTACATAGAAGGTATCCCAATATCTGGATAGCATTTTCTGATGATTTAAAGAGCTGGTATGGCCATAAGCCTATAATAAAGCCTATCCCGGGAACATGGGAGAGTGCAAGAGTGGGTATTGGAGGACCGCCGGTTAAGACGAAGGATGGTTGGTTTTTAATATACCATGCAGCTGACGAGGACAATGTGTATAGGCTTGGGGTGGCTCTTCTTGACTTGGAAGACCCATCAAAGGTTATCTCAAGACAGAAAGAGCCTATCTTAGAGCCTGAGCTGGATTGGGAGAGGGAAGGGCACATTCCTAATGTTGTGTTTAGCTGTGGCAATGCGGTTAAAGGCGATACTATTTACGTTTATTATGGCGGTGCGGATACAGTTATAGGCGGCGCAGTCCTGGTATAA